From Paenibacillus sp. PK3_47, the proteins below share one genomic window:
- a CDS encoding glycoside hydrolase family 3 C-terminal domain-containing protein codes for MTTDIKQLISQMTLEEKAGLCSGLDFWHTKGIERLGIPSVMVTDGPHGLRKQAEGADHMGLNDSVPATCFPSAAGLASSWDRNLIRRVGEALGAECQAENVAVLLGPGNNIKRSPLNGRNFEYFSEDPYLASELATSHIQGVQSQGVGTSLKHFAANNQEHRRMSTDAVIDERTLREIYLASFEGPVKQGQPWSVMCSYNKVNGEFASESEYLLTRILREEWGYEGFVVSDWGAVNERVQALKAGLELEMPASGGIGDAKIIEAVKSGELAPETLDLAVGRLLNFILKSAESRKSGAAFNKEDHHRLAREVARESMVLLKNENGILPLKKQGKLAVIGEFAKNPRYQGGGSSHVNPTKLDDAFAEIEAAAGGSVSLEYAQGYELKRDGVDPVLQQAAVEAAERADAAVLFLGLPDRYESEGYDRTHLSLPENHKELLAAVSAVQNNIIVVLSNGAPVEMPWLPKVKAVLEGYLGGQAFGGAVADLLFGAVSPSGKLAETFPVKLSDNPSFLNFPGEGDKVEYREGIFVGYRYYDKKEIEPLFPFGFGLSYTKFEYSGLKLGKQQIRDTETVEVSLTVTNTGSLPGKEIVQLYVSDAESSVIRPLQELKGFAKIHLEPGEAQEVSFTLDKRSFAYYHTELGDWHVESGVFRIAAGSSSRDIRLSAELEVESQTQLPALFHRNTTMGDLFADPRTAEAAKKYSQIAGFDGLMEDNEEMVLAMMKYMPLRALINFSQGRFTEADLAEDLKLFNSLVTDQA; via the coding sequence ATGACAACCGACATCAAACAGCTCATTTCGCAAATGACTCTGGAAGAAAAGGCGGGTCTGTGTTCCGGTCTTGATTTTTGGCATACCAAAGGCATTGAACGGCTGGGTATTCCGTCTGTAATGGTTACTGACGGCCCGCATGGCCTGCGGAAGCAGGCAGAGGGAGCCGACCACATGGGGCTGAATGACAGCGTACCGGCTACCTGTTTTCCATCTGCAGCCGGACTGGCCTCGTCCTGGGACCGTAACCTGATCCGGCGGGTCGGGGAAGCGCTGGGCGCAGAGTGTCAGGCCGAGAATGTCGCCGTCCTTCTGGGACCCGGCAATAATATTAAGCGGTCTCCGCTGAACGGGCGCAACTTCGAGTATTTCTCGGAAGATCCTTATCTGGCTTCGGAGCTCGCAACCAGCCATATCCAGGGTGTGCAGAGCCAGGGTGTGGGCACCTCGCTGAAGCATTTTGCCGCCAATAACCAGGAACACCGCCGGATGTCCACCGATGCAGTGATCGATGAGCGGACGCTGCGGGAGATTTATCTGGCCAGCTTCGAAGGACCGGTAAAGCAGGGACAGCCTTGGAGTGTCATGTGCTCCTACAACAAGGTGAACGGGGAGTTTGCTTCTGAAAGCGAATACCTCCTGACCCGGATTCTCCGTGAGGAATGGGGCTACGAAGGCTTTGTCGTATCGGACTGGGGCGCGGTCAACGAGCGGGTGCAGGCACTGAAAGCGGGACTGGAGCTTGAAATGCCGGCGAGCGGCGGTATAGGTGACGCCAAAATCATCGAAGCCGTTAAAAGCGGTGAACTGGCACCGGAAACACTGGATCTGGCCGTCGGGCGGCTGCTGAACTTCATCTTGAAGAGCGCTGAAAGCCGGAAGAGCGGAGCGGCCTTTAACAAGGAGGATCATCATCGGCTGGCCCGGGAGGTTGCCCGCGAGAGCATGGTGCTGCTCAAAAATGAGAACGGCATCCTGCCGCTGAAAAAGCAGGGGAAGCTGGCCGTTATCGGCGAGTTTGCCAAAAATCCGCGCTACCAGGGCGGCGGCAGCTCCCACGTGAATCCGACCAAGCTTGACGATGCATTTGCCGAGATCGAGGCTGCCGCCGGCGGCAGTGTAAGCCTCGAGTACGCGCAAGGCTATGAGCTAAAGCGCGACGGGGTGGACCCGGTGCTGCAGCAGGCCGCAGTGGAGGCGGCGGAACGTGCGGATGCGGCAGTGCTGTTCCTGGGATTGCCGGACCGTTATGAGTCCGAGGGGTATGACCGTACGCATCTGTCGCTTCCGGAGAACCACAAGGAGCTGCTGGCGGCAGTGAGTGCGGTGCAGAACAACATTATTGTTGTGCTGAGTAACGGTGCACCTGTGGAAATGCCGTGGCTGCCAAAGGTCAAGGCAGTATTGGAGGGCTATCTGGGCGGACAGGCTTTCGGCGGAGCAGTTGCCGATCTGCTTTTCGGTGCCGTAAGCCCCAGCGGCAAGCTGGCGGAGACGTTCCCTGTGAAGCTTAGCGACAATCCGTCCTTCCTCAACTTCCCGGGAGAAGGGGATAAGGTGGAGTACCGTGAAGGCATATTTGTCGGCTACCGTTACTATGACAAAAAAGAAATTGAACCGTTGTTCCCGTTCGGCTTCGGCCTCAGCTATACCAAGTTCGAATACAGCGGCCTGAAGCTTGGGAAGCAGCAAATCCGCGATACGGAGACGGTGGAAGTGTCGCTTACCGTTACCAATACCGGCAGCCTTCCGGGCAAGGAGATCGTCCAGCTGTATGTCAGCGATGCAGAGAGCAGTGTGATCCGTCCGCTGCAGGAGCTGAAGGGTTTTGCGAAGATTCATCTGGAGCCGGGGGAAGCGCAGGAGGTTTCTTTTACACTGGATAAGCGTTCCTTCGCCTATTACCATACAGAGCTGGGTGACTGGCATGTGGAGAGCGGTGTATTCCGGATTGCTGCAGGCTCCTCCTCCCGGGATATCCGCCTTAGCGCAGAGCTGGAAGTGGAATCACAGACTCAGCTGCCGGCACTGTTCCACCGCAACACAACCATGGGTGATCTGTTTGCAGATCCAAGGACAGCCGAAGCTGCCAAGAAATACAGCCAGATCGCCGGCTTCGACGGCTTAATGGAGGATAACGAGGAAATGGTGCTGGCGATGATGAAATATATGCCGCTGCGGGCATTGATTAACTTCAGCCAGGGCCGGTTCACCGAGGCGGATTTGGCCGAGGATCTAAAGCTGTTTAACTCGCTGGTTACGGATCAGGCTTAA
- a CDS encoding helix-turn-helix domain-containing protein, with amino-acid sequence MLPPADNTINIPYICRLMYEAYRIPVFWLDEAGSILLALPEAPVLRPDSGAAGVLSGVLAGVTGVAAGSGIPGTEPDLPDSGTAQDSAPAAPLPAVLTTRQAENFIVLGLSEGGCLVAGPSLGSSMREEHTALVLGDLGIPASRREEWLHYYRQLPVVEWNRLYHAAMLLYTLVTGKALSVSELLLDRARIAASLPPASQSPDLDLSFRRENTWLHHEPALENELFRHVRSGDSEGLLHSMSAFSEMNSGLLSKKSRLRSQKNLAISSITLATRAAIAGGLFWEIAYTLSDFHIQHIEELPDLKAVENAQLAALCDFADHVRDSRRSKSSRPSALCQNYIFNHLYEDITLDRLAKAAGLHPSYLSQLFKQENGMTISDYIQRERIEEAKRLLELPGINLSDIATRLRFNDQSYFTKVFKKFTGKTPRQFRQQWGDTE; translated from the coding sequence ATGCTTCCGCCTGCGGACAACACCATTAACATTCCCTATATTTGCCGGCTGATGTATGAGGCTTACCGGATTCCGGTCTTTTGGCTGGATGAAGCCGGCAGCATTCTGCTGGCACTCCCGGAGGCGCCGGTATTGCGTCCGGACAGCGGGGCCGCAGGCGTCCTCAGCGGAGTGCTCGCAGGCGTGACCGGGGTAGCCGCTGGCTCCGGAATACCAGGGACCGAACCGGACCTCCCGGATTCGGGGACAGCACAAGACTCTGCACCGGCTGCACCGCTTCCTGCGGTACTCACTACAAGACAGGCCGAGAACTTTATCGTTCTCGGCCTGTCTGAAGGCGGCTGTCTGGTAGCCGGCCCTTCGCTCGGCAGCTCCATGAGAGAGGAGCATACCGCTCTTGTGCTGGGCGATCTTGGCATTCCGGCATCCCGAAGGGAAGAATGGCTGCATTATTACCGGCAGCTGCCGGTTGTGGAGTGGAACAGACTGTATCATGCGGCCATGCTGCTGTATACGCTGGTCACCGGCAAAGCCTTGTCTGTCAGTGAACTGCTGCTGGACAGGGCACGCATCGCTGCGTCTCTACCGCCTGCATCACAGAGTCCCGATCTCGATTTGTCTTTCCGCCGCGAGAATACATGGCTGCATCATGAACCGGCACTGGAGAACGAGCTGTTCCGCCATGTCCGCAGCGGAGATTCCGAAGGGCTGCTGCACTCCATGTCCGCCTTTTCCGAAATGAATTCCGGTCTGCTCTCCAAAAAAAGCCGGCTGCGCAGCCAGAAAAACCTCGCCATCTCCTCCATTACACTGGCGACGCGGGCGGCCATTGCAGGCGGACTGTTCTGGGAAATTGCGTATACCCTGAGCGATTTCCACATTCAGCATATCGAAGAACTGCCGGACCTGAAGGCAGTGGAGAATGCACAGCTGGCGGCACTCTGCGATTTCGCCGACCATGTCCGCGACAGCCGCCGGAGCAAATCATCACGTCCCTCCGCACTGTGTCAGAATTATATTTTTAACCATTTGTATGAGGACATCACCTTGGACAGACTTGCGAAAGCCGCCGGACTCCATCCCAGCTACCTCTCCCAGCTGTTCAAACAGGAGAACGGGATGACTATCAGCGATTATATTCAGCGTGAACGGATTGAAGAAGCCAAACGGCTGCTGGAGCTGCCCGGCATCAACTTGTCGGATATCGCCACCCGGCTGCGTTTTAATGATCAGAGCTATTTCACCAAGGTATTTAAAAAATTTACCGGCAAAACTCCGCGGCAATTCCGCCAGCAGTGGGGAGACACGGAATAA
- a CDS encoding suppressor of fused domain protein — protein sequence MSEKEVEATGWDAIEEQMIGLYGHQEPRHYAAMLPYMLGGNDPLNGISAYKAEQPYPHWHFVTFGFSELYEKESEDPEYSGYGFELTFRLARTAEEQEPPAWAINLLQNMARYVFSSGNIFASGHHLDANGPICLGADTKLTALAFTDDPELLAMDTPNGRVEFLQMVGITADELEAMMSWNTNAFLCASQDVFPFYITDLSRDSLLGMPVIAEAVRQGIDRDGSKTGILYVDQLDYESGKKRLLSKTPACLTMGARQAGTVAKLLRGRLLKGKELTLTSPELQVVLEPAEENSCEEGAGFVRIGLNEAAVLELESKLVPREGEFKLSMAKELMVRVRKTYIKDQEGNVVDTIG from the coding sequence ATGAGCGAAAAAGAAGTGGAAGCCACCGGTTGGGACGCTATTGAGGAGCAGATGATTGGATTGTACGGGCATCAGGAGCCGAGGCATTATGCTGCCATGCTGCCCTATATGCTGGGAGGCAACGACCCGCTGAACGGAATCAGTGCCTATAAAGCCGAACAGCCGTATCCCCATTGGCATTTTGTCACCTTCGGATTTTCGGAACTGTACGAAAAAGAATCTGAAGATCCCGAATACAGCGGGTATGGGTTTGAATTGACCTTCCGGCTGGCGCGTACGGCCGAAGAACAGGAGCCTCCGGCCTGGGCAATAAATCTGCTGCAGAATATGGCCAGATATGTGTTCTCCAGCGGGAATATCTTCGCTTCAGGACATCATCTGGATGCCAACGGGCCGATCTGCCTGGGCGCAGACACCAAGCTGACCGCCTTGGCTTTTACGGATGACCCGGAGCTTCTCGCTATGGATACGCCAAACGGGCGGGTAGAGTTTCTGCAGATGGTAGGGATTACAGCCGATGAGCTGGAAGCGATGATGTCCTGGAATACCAACGCCTTTCTGTGCGCTTCCCAGGATGTGTTTCCCTTTTATATCACCGATCTGTCACGGGATTCACTGCTGGGTATGCCCGTGATAGCTGAAGCGGTGCGGCAGGGGATTGACCGTGACGGCTCCAAGACGGGCATCCTGTATGTGGATCAACTGGATTATGAATCCGGCAAGAAGCGTCTGCTCAGCAAAACGCCGGCTTGTCTGACCATGGGGGCACGGCAGGCCGGGACCGTAGCCAAGCTGCTGCGCGGCCGGCTGTTGAAGGGCAAGGAGCTGACTCTTACCAGCCCGGAGCTGCAGGTTGTGCTGGAACCGGCAGAGGAGAACAGCTGTGAAGAAGGTGCGGGTTTTGTCCGCATCGGCTTAAATGAAGCAGCAGTGCTGGAGCTGGAATCGAAGCTCGTTCCCCGGGAAGGGGAATTCAAGCTGTCAATGGCCAAAGAGCTGATGGTGCGGGTAAGGAAAACCTATATTAAGGACCAGGAAGGCAATGTTGTAGATACCATCGGCTGA
- a CDS encoding RidA family protein — protein MSEQTVTGRLETLGIVLPQASEPAAKYANFVEVNGLLFVSGKGPAGRPSGKLGKDYSTEEGYAFARQAGIEILAVLHSALGSLERVKRVVKIQGFVNADPKFEEHHKVLNGCSDLMMDVFGEKGIHARSVFGAVSLRDNLPVIVDSIFEVEV, from the coding sequence ATGTCCGAACAAACAGTAACCGGCAGATTGGAGACATTAGGCATTGTTCTGCCACAAGCCAGTGAACCTGCAGCTAAATATGCAAACTTTGTTGAGGTAAACGGACTATTGTTTGTCTCAGGAAAGGGGCCTGCGGGCAGACCTAGCGGAAAGTTAGGCAAGGATTATTCAACTGAAGAAGGTTATGCGTTTGCCCGGCAGGCCGGGATTGAGATTCTGGCAGTATTACATTCGGCATTAGGTTCTCTGGAAAGGGTCAAAAGAGTTGTTAAGATTCAAGGTTTTGTAAATGCAGATCCAAAATTTGAAGAACATCATAAGGTGTTAAATGGCTGTTCTGACTTAATGATGGATGTTTTTGGTGAAAAGGGTATTCATGCACGTTCAGTTTTCGGAGCCGTTTCATTGCGAGACAATCTTCCTGTTATCGTTGATTCTATTTTTGAGGTTGAGGTCTAG
- a CDS encoding thioredoxin family protein translates to MKEVIELTSVMEIDDFLKKNELSFLYVSTPGCSICHALLPKLQELLSRYPLIIFGHIDAGKVQEVAGKFLILSAPVMLLMIGQKEVLREDRFVRFDVLQEKLDRIYRMFNGENNPEV, encoded by the coding sequence ATGAAAGAAGTAATCGAACTGACTTCAGTCATGGAGATTGATGATTTTCTTAAAAAAAATGAATTGAGCTTTCTGTACGTATCCACCCCCGGCTGCAGTATCTGCCATGCTCTGCTGCCCAAGCTTCAGGAGCTGCTATCCCGATATCCGCTGATCATCTTCGGGCATATTGATGCCGGCAAAGTTCAGGAAGTGGCGGGAAAATTCCTAATATTAAGTGCACCTGTCATGCTGCTGATGATCGGACAAAAAGAGGTTCTGAGAGAGGACCGGTTTGTGCGCTTTGACGTCCTGCAGGAAAAACTGGATCGTATCTACCGGATGTTCAACGGTGAAAACAACCCCGAAGTTTAA
- a CDS encoding metalloregulator ArsR/SmtB family transcription factor, with protein MDNNFEQFNEASDLLKALAHPVRLCIVKGLLQKGYCNVGYMQECLHLPQSTVSQHLQKLRSSGIVKTERSGLEVNYTIADDRIRQLIQVFFKEDQS; from the coding sequence ATGGATAATAATTTCGAACAGTTCAATGAGGCCTCGGACTTACTGAAGGCGTTGGCTCATCCGGTTCGTTTATGTATTGTCAAAGGTCTTCTGCAGAAAGGTTATTGCAACGTCGGGTATATGCAGGAATGCTTACATCTTCCGCAGTCCACAGTGTCCCAGCATTTACAGAAGCTGCGCAGCTCCGGCATTGTCAAAACGGAACGCAGCGGGCTTGAAGTCAACTACACCATTGCAGATGACCGGATCAGACAGCTAATTCAAGTTTTCTTTAAGGAGGATCAATCATGA
- a CDS encoding FAD-dependent oxidoreductase, giving the protein MSKKVLIIGGVAGGASAAARLRRLDEEAHIVMFERDEHISFANCGLPYYIGDAIKDRSKLIVQTPEAMYKRFNLDIRTKSEVTGIDPVSKTVRVNSSDRGIYDESYDYLILAPGAKPVRPALPGIDSSKIYTLRNIADTDRIKKRISEANSKSAVVIGGGFIGVEMAENLKEAGLEVTLVQADQQLLAPFDIEMSHMLAQELEQHGVNLLFSESAKAFKEIDGHIQVELASGTTLTADLVILAIGVTPDTSFLKDSGIELTSRGHIVVNDQLETNIDGVFAVGDAVQVVDFINGSKTAIPLAGPANKQGRIAADNVCGLGVTYKGSQGTSIIKVFSLSGATTGNNEKTLQRLGIPYQVSYVHPSSHASYYPGAVPLTLKLLFDSAGTVLGAQAVGPDGVDKRIDDIATVIHFRGKVSDLAGLELSYAPPFSSAKDPVNMAGYTAENILAGRTRVFVPRDLATRNSGQTILVDVRSEIEHNNGHIPGSVHIPVDELRSRLSELDPAKEIWVYCQVGLRGYTASRILQQKGYRVRNLTGGYKTYKMSNYTPSGNLTTPTPPAPQLTAVRQETAATAEKQNDVLQADLELDACGLSCPGPLMQVKQEMDKLGGGQVLHVTASDPGFYEDIAAWAQMSGNLLIRAGKTPQGMTEAFLRKGNPDTPRSAAAEPAPSRLEGSSMVVFSGDLDKAIASFIIANGAASSGKKVTMFFTFWGLNVIRKPEKVPVAKSLAGRMFGAMMPRGSQKLTISKMNMLGLGTKMIRGVMKGKNISSLEELIQSAIQQGVEVVACSMSMDVMGITEEELIDGVKIGGVGYYLGQADRSGLNLFI; this is encoded by the coding sequence ATGAGTAAAAAGGTACTGATTATCGGAGGCGTTGCCGGGGGAGCTTCAGCTGCCGCACGCCTGCGCCGCTTGGATGAAGAAGCACATATTGTGATGTTTGAACGCGATGAACATATCTCTTTTGCCAATTGCGGGTTGCCTTACTATATCGGTGATGCAATCAAAGACCGTTCCAAGCTGATTGTGCAGACACCGGAAGCCATGTACAAGCGTTTCAACCTGGATATCCGCACCAAAAGTGAAGTGACCGGCATCGACCCGGTTTCCAAAACTGTCCGCGTGAACAGCAGCGACCGCGGCATCTATGACGAAAGCTATGATTATCTTATTTTAGCACCGGGAGCCAAGCCTGTTCGTCCTGCTCTGCCCGGCATAGACAGCTCCAAAATTTACACTCTGCGTAATATAGCGGACACGGACCGTATCAAAAAACGCATAAGCGAAGCTAACTCCAAATCTGCGGTTGTGATAGGCGGAGGCTTTATCGGAGTGGAAATGGCAGAAAATCTTAAAGAAGCCGGGCTGGAGGTCACCCTGGTTCAAGCCGATCAACAGCTTTTGGCACCTTTTGATATCGAAATGTCCCATATGTTAGCCCAGGAATTAGAACAGCATGGCGTCAACCTGCTCTTTTCTGAAAGTGCGAAGGCATTTAAGGAAATTGACGGACACATCCAGGTCGAGTTAGCCAGCGGAACAACGTTAACTGCGGATCTGGTCATATTGGCTATCGGCGTTACACCTGACACGTCCTTTTTAAAAGACAGCGGCATAGAACTTACCTCCAGAGGCCATATCGTTGTAAATGATCAACTAGAAACGAATATAGATGGCGTATTTGCAGTGGGGGATGCCGTACAGGTTGTTGATTTCATTAACGGAAGCAAAACGGCTATTCCCTTAGCCGGACCTGCCAATAAACAAGGGCGTATCGCTGCAGACAATGTATGCGGTTTGGGTGTGACTTACAAGGGTTCCCAAGGGACCTCAATTATCAAAGTGTTCAGCTTGTCAGGAGCCACTACAGGTAACAACGAGAAAACGCTGCAAAGGTTGGGTATTCCTTACCAGGTATCCTATGTTCATCCAAGCTCCCATGCCTCCTATTATCCGGGTGCCGTCCCTCTGACCCTGAAGCTGCTTTTTGATTCTGCAGGCACTGTGCTGGGTGCTCAGGCCGTAGGACCGGACGGGGTGGATAAGCGGATTGATGATATAGCAACCGTTATTCACTTCCGGGGGAAGGTTAGCGATCTGGCCGGGCTTGAGCTTTCGTATGCCCCGCCCTTCTCGTCTGCAAAAGATCCTGTTAATATGGCCGGTTATACGGCCGAGAATATCCTTGCCGGCAGAACTAGGGTGTTTGTACCCCGGGACTTGGCCACCCGTAATTCCGGGCAGACCATTCTGGTGGATGTCCGTTCCGAAATCGAGCACAACAACGGCCACATTCCCGGTTCTGTCCATATTCCTGTAGATGAGCTCCGTTCGCGGCTGAGTGAGCTGGATCCCGCCAAAGAGATTTGGGTATATTGCCAGGTTGGATTAAGAGGATATACGGCCTCCCGGATTTTGCAGCAGAAGGGTTATCGTGTCCGGAATTTAACCGGCGGCTACAAGACATATAAAATGTCTAATTACACGCCATCCGGCAATTTAACAACTCCAACTCCGCCGGCACCACAGTTAACAGCAGTAAGACAAGAAACGGCTGCAACAGCCGAGAAGCAGAATGACGTATTGCAGGCAGACCTGGAACTGGATGCTTGTGGACTCTCCTGCCCCGGTCCGCTCATGCAGGTCAAGCAGGAGATGGATAAGCTCGGCGGCGGCCAAGTGCTGCACGTTACAGCATCGGACCCCGGTTTTTATGAAGATATTGCGGCGTGGGCGCAAATGTCAGGAAATCTGTTAATCAGGGCGGGGAAGACTCCGCAGGGAATGACCGAGGCCTTTTTAAGAAAAGGAAACCCGGATACTCCCCGTTCCGCTGCGGCGGAACCTGCACCGTCCCGTCTGGAGGGAAGCTCCATGGTTGTGTTCAGCGGTGATCTCGACAAAGCCATAGCCTCTTTTATAATTGCTAACGGAGCTGCATCCAGCGGAAAAAAAGTGACGATGTTCTTCACCTTCTGGGGACTGAACGTGATTCGCAAGCCGGAGAAGGTTCCGGTAGCCAAAAGTCTTGCAGGACGCATGTTTGGGGCCATGATGCCGCGCGGCAGTCAAAAGCTGACGATCTCCAAGATGAACATGCTGGGTCTGGGCACCAAAATGATCAGAGGCGTTATGAAAGGAAAGAATATTTCGTCTTTGGAAGAATTAATTCAATCGGCCATTCAGCAGGGTGTGGAAGTCGTTGCTTGTTCGATGTCCATGGATGTCATGGGAATCACGGAAGAAGAGCTGATCGACGGCGTCAAAATCGGCGGTGTCGGCTACTATCTCGGTCAGGCAGACCGGTCCGGCCTTAATCTGTTTATTTAA
- a CDS encoding GNAT family N-acetyltransferase yields MLPTNVHLRHPSLDDAQAVCDLVAACDTYDLGAPDIVLDDILDMWSRMDLKNNVWVAQDTDSALIGYAFLEEDSEEKLFSCGCVLPEARGGGVGSALIAAIEARAASLQKESGISKRLQSMIPTLCEDAVRLLETRGFSAVRYFKRLEIRLAAAPAAVAAPEGITIAPFVKGRDEQAVYDAYVESFADHWDFTAPSFEKWAEKTLLPTFDEKWWLIARDPEGAAAGFALCRMREDLLFIEQIGVRRAFRGRGIALALLKNVFNASYCSGQPHLSLGVDAANPSGAYRLYEKAGMTPAYEISIYEKAVSGESI; encoded by the coding sequence ATGCTTCCGACCAATGTTCATTTGCGTCACCCGTCCTTGGATGATGCCCAGGCAGTCTGTGATCTTGTGGCCGCTTGCGATACCTATGATTTAGGGGCACCGGACATTGTGCTCGACGACATTCTGGACATGTGGTCACGAATGGATCTCAAGAACAATGTGTGGGTCGCACAAGACACGGATTCCGCATTAATCGGTTACGCCTTTCTTGAGGAGGACAGCGAGGAGAAGCTGTTCAGCTGCGGATGCGTCTTGCCTGAGGCCCGCGGAGGGGGCGTGGGTTCAGCACTCATTGCGGCGATAGAAGCACGTGCTGCCTCACTCCAGAAGGAATCGGGCATCTCCAAACGCCTGCAGAGCATGATCCCCACATTATGCGAAGATGCCGTCCGGCTGCTTGAAACCCGGGGCTTCAGCGCGGTCCGCTATTTCAAGCGGCTGGAAATCCGTCTGGCTGCCGCTCCTGCAGCAGTTGCCGCGCCTGAAGGCATTACGATTGCCCCCTTTGTGAAGGGGAGGGACGAGCAGGCTGTATATGATGCCTATGTAGAGTCTTTTGCCGATCATTGGGATTTCACAGCGCCTTCCTTTGAAAAATGGGCAGAAAAAACACTGCTGCCTACCTTCGACGAAAAGTGGTGGCTAATCGCCAGAGATCCCGAAGGTGCTGCTGCAGGCTTCGCACTCTGCCGTATGCGTGAGGATCTCCTTTTTATTGAGCAGATCGGTGTCCGGCGGGCTTTCCGCGGCCGCGGTATTGCACTTGCGCTGCTGAAAAACGTGTTCAACGCATCCTATTGTTCAGGGCAGCCGCACCTCTCGTTAGGTGTAGATGCCGCTAACCCTTCAGGCGCCTACCGGCTCTATGAGAAGGCCGGAATGACACCTGCCTATGAAATCAGCATCTATGAGAAAGCTGTTTCGGGGGAATCAATATAA
- a CDS encoding tyrosine-protein phosphatase, translating to MTITTDHTARLLQLEGAYNVRDIGGYGTADGLVVQRGRLFRADGLHRLTEGDQQSLLGRGIRTVIDLRHGDELLQKRNVFADSGDVAYYNVSLINPATTMAANIRSLGDMYKNMLDECGPQLSRVFELIAQAEGTGVLFHCAAGKDRTGVVAALLLDLAGVPVPNIAADYAETETNLLPLMEEFRAEMPEIMQGGIYEAFLGSAPENMELMLDHLHRVYGGAEDYLLSVGISGAQIEALKRMLLGESGE from the coding sequence ATGACGATTACTACAGATCACACGGCACGGCTGCTCCAACTGGAAGGCGCTTATAATGTAAGGGATATCGGCGGCTACGGCACTGCTGACGGCCTTGTTGTACAAAGAGGCAGATTGTTCCGCGCCGACGGGCTGCATAGGCTGACAGAAGGGGACCAGCAATCCTTGCTCGGCAGGGGGATACGTACGGTCATTGACTTGAGGCACGGCGATGAGCTGCTCCAGAAAAGAAACGTGTTTGCAGACTCCGGCGATGTGGCCTATTACAATGTAAGCCTGATTAATCCGGCAACTACCATGGCAGCGAATATCCGTTCTTTAGGCGATATGTACAAGAATATGCTGGATGAGTGCGGCCCTCAGCTTAGCCGGGTCTTTGAGCTGATCGCTCAGGCGGAAGGGACTGGGGTGCTGTTCCATTGTGCGGCCGGAAAAGACCGGACCGGTGTAGTGGCTGCCCTGCTGCTGGATTTGGCTGGAGTACCTGTCCCGAACATTGCAGCAGATTACGCAGAGACAGAGACGAACCTTCTTCCATTAATGGAGGAGTTCCGTGCGGAGATGCCTGAAATCATGCAGGGCGGAATTTATGAAGCCTTTCTTGGAAGTGCACCGGAGAACATGGAACTCATGCTGGACCATTTACACAGAGTGTATGGAGGGGCGGAAGACTATCTGCTGTCGGTTGGGATTAGCGGGGCCCAGATTGAAGCTTTGAAGCGGATGCTGCTGGGTGAATCAGGAGAATAG
- the phnC gene encoding phosphonate ABC transporter ATP-binding protein, which produces MTTILKVEGLVKAYAGGTLALKGIDLTVGEGEFIAVIGPSGAGKSTLLRSINRLIEPTEGRVSFLGEVMNSTSKRHLRRWRAQIGMIFQHYNLVNRSSVLENVLHGRLGYMSPLAGVLGRYSEEDKQAAVDLLTKVGLGNEIFKRADELSGGQMQRVGISRAIMQQPKLILADEPIASLDPKSSSVVMDTIYENCRSRGIACLVNLHQVEVAKKYATRIVGIKGGAKVFDGPPEELTEEMIYHIYQGKEHEMHAKVSGG; this is translated from the coding sequence ATGACAACGATTTTGAAAGTGGAAGGTTTGGTCAAAGCCTATGCAGGGGGAACGCTCGCGCTGAAAGGCATTGATCTGACTGTCGGGGAAGGCGAATTTATTGCCGTCATTGGTCCAAGCGGAGCGGGTAAATCCACGCTGCTGCGCAGCATCAACCGGCTGATTGAACCGACGGAAGGCAGAGTTTCCTTTCTGGGAGAAGTAATGAACAGTACAAGCAAACGTCATCTCCGCCGCTGGAGAGCGCAGATCGGAATGATTTTTCAGCATTATAATCTGGTCAACCGCTCAAGTGTACTGGAGAACGTGCTGCATGGACGGCTCGGGTACATGTCTCCGCTTGCCGGTGTGCTCGGCAGATATAGTGAGGAAGATAAACAGGCAGCTGTCGATTTGCTGACCAAGGTGGGGCTTGGCAACGAAATTTTCAAGCGGGCGGATGAGCTGTCCGGCGGCCAGATGCAGCGTGTGGGCATCAGCCGGGCCATTATGCAGCAGCCAAAGCTGATACTGGCCGATGAGCCTATCGCGTCACTGGACCCGAAATCCTCCTCAGTTGTAATGGATACGATTTACGAAAATTGCCGTTCGCGCGGAATTGCATGTCTGGTCAACCTTCATCAGGTGGAGGTGGCGAAGAAATACGCTACACGGATTGTCGGTATTAAAGGCGGCGCGAAGGTGTTCGACGGTCCTCCTGAGGAGCTTACGGAAGAGATGATTTATCATATTTATCAAGGCAAAGAGCATGAGATGCATGCCAAGGTATCGGGCGGGTAG